In Malus sylvestris chromosome 2, drMalSylv7.2, whole genome shotgun sequence, the genomic stretch CTGTTATTCAAATCCAAAAAGTAAATTTACTCACATAAATCCAACATATAATTCCTTGAGTTTGCATTACATATTCCAAAACTAAACAACACTATTAAACATCAGACACTTGAGTAAATCGCCAAGACATCCCTCAGAAGCAAGCATCCAAGAGGCAACAACAGCAGAGTGCTGCTAAACTGCACAGTACATAAACAAACCATGTCAAAGATCGTACGCAAATGTTGCTGATCAGGCTTTAACTTCAAGGAAAAGGAAAACGAAACAATACGAAAAGGAACCGGTTATGTTCGAACTCCAATAAGTATCCCATTCAAAACCAACATGTAAATTAAGCATATCACTATCTTCAGGCATAAAAACACTGCAATTTCTTAAGACTGTTACACAACAAAAATTACTCGAATATtattaaaaagaaatcaaaacaaacaaacaaaagcggAGAAATATTTGACCACCAAACAATCGTCAATTTCTTCAGTCATAAAAATAGACCTTCTTAGATTGTTTTAGTCAACAAAACACTAGtaaaattctataaaaaaataaacaaaaaaaaagagcaaaacCTTCATAGATATTTAGGCAAAAatcaataataaataaaatgagaggaaaccaaataaaaagTGGAGATTAAGAACAGAAAACTCTGCAATCAAACAAAATATAATCTAGACaaagaatttagagagagagagagagagagagaggaggagtgAGGGGGCTTACCATCCTTGAAGGCAACCGTCACTTTCTTTCCTAGGAGGGGGCTGCTGAGCATACTGGGGAGCATAGCCCTGCTGTGGTGGGTACCCCTGTGGAGGGTAACCCTGTTGAGGTGGATACCCCTGCTCAGGGTAACCCTGTGGAGGGTAAGCATCCTTTGGAGGATACCCTGTCCAACGATAAATAATTGAGTACTAAATTCaaagaaccaaaacaaaacagacCAAAATTGACCCAAAAGGTAAAATCGACATGATTCATACCTTGTGGAGGAGGAACACCAACTGGAGCTTGCTGCTGATTGTAGTAACTCATCTtctacaacaaaaacaaaaaagactgGATATTTTTAGGACTCGGGAGCAATTTGAGAACTGGGTTTGGATCGAATATTGAAAACGTTGAGAGATTTGGAGGATTTTATAAGATCTGTGAAAGTCGGCTGAAGATTTTGAGGACCGGAACCTGTGTCGAAGTTTCGCTTGGAGTCCAAAAAGCAGAAGGAAAGGAAACCGATTATTTAGGGGAGGTTGTGATGTGTGCCGCGGTTTTCACACGGAGCATTAAAGTTAAACAACCCacaaaaagaggagagaaagaaaaagtttGTTGGCCCATAAAATGGGTGGGCTTATCTAATGAGGCCAATATCTTTACCTCCAAATCGAATAAAAATCATCCAACGcaataaaaaaagaagttatTTACTCGattaagaaagaaaattagTTTCTTGTGTAGTCttattctttattctttattCTTGTTTAGTTGGCTAAGTAAAGGATAATTTTCTTTGCTTGGGAAAAAAAGGATGGAAGAAAATAATCGAATTAAAGAGCATTCAGCAAATATTGCATGTACCGTCAAACTTCGCTTGCTGatcttaaatttaatttaacaaatttattgtttgacacaaaaacaaaaaaaaaaaaaaaaaaaaaaaacaaacaaacatcgCATGTACAGTTAAGGTCAAATTGTAAAATTCGTCTTCGATCTTCCCTCTTTGAACTTGTTTATCgtaacaataacaaaaatagCTGAAACACATAAAGGATTAAGGCAGCTAAGTGTGTTGTCTCTCTTTTGATAAAGAGTGTTACACCAAGTGACAGTGACACGATTTCAAAGAAAAAGTAGACCCATTTTGACAAGAGTGTTTGTATTCACAAGAGATTCTTTTGTAATTCATTTGATTAAGATaacaagtttttgtttttttgttttgttttcgaaAAAGTTTGATGGTAGCAAAATTACAATCAAAACTCCCTCAACTTTTATTAAACAATAAGCCCAAAATTACAAGCAAACCAAGGGCTTTATTcaattcttctttgttttttagCCCTCCTACCGCCCTTCTACtatctcttctttctccaatATACCCCACTTGTATTTTCAGCCCAAAAAGTGAAACCTAAAAacgaaataattatcaaacatgatctttggatttcaatgttatatagagagagagagataaagagaTCCTTTCCACTCAAGTTGCTCAAAAAATCATCCTACTTTCAAGTTAGAGTAGAGTCAGAAAAGAACATATCCTTTCCATTCAGGTTGCACAAAAATAATGAACTGCACAAAACTACGAATTTTACAACATCGTAACCTTTCCAGCTACCCTCTAGAGCCCAGACTAAAAGCAGCCTTTTCTTGCGTGTACCATGCCCATGTTGACTTCGCAAAGGGCATGTTGTTAGCCGTTTGTTTACTACAACCAAAGGAGCCACCGGTTGAGCGGCTGATCAGAAACTTTTCTATTGTTTCAGGGGGCGACACTGATTCTTTCTACATTTGAGGAGCACCATCTGTGATACTCAGGAGAAGAAGCAAGTTCTTGCAAGGCTTTTGTTGTTCTCTCTGGAGAACAAGGACTGTATGTACTTATATACCAAATTAtgcaatacatgaaaattaagccgtaaatttcttttttttctcctttcggATGTGGTGTGGAAAGTAGAAGGAAATAACCACGTAAATTTCTTTCGGATGTGGTGTGGAAATTATGCAATACATCAAAATCACTTTTTAGATAACGAGACATATATATAATCACCACTATTGAAATTTTGATAGTAAACTTGAAGTGTAGACTTATCTAACGTACCTGAAAAATCACAGTAGCACCCAGAATTTTGATGGACCAATTAACAAACTGAGATGTCATTATCTCGATAGATCCATCTTCTGCCAGGAACAATTTGTGGACTGCCCAGATGCCCAACCATGCTCCAGCCAGAAAAACAAAAGCCAGAAGAAATATGGCCAGTTGCAAATTATGAGAGAATTTCCTAAATTATTAGAGAATGAAGAATGTGTAGTAGTCTACTTGTAACATAAAAAACCGACAGCATGCATCAATTAGTAGTTAGTACACACCTGAATAAAACTAAAATCCAAGATGGTAAGGGAAATGGAGTAGTGCAGAATTATAAGCACGCCTTGCCCGAAAGAGAATACAGAGtacatcaaaacccaaaagataaagatgaaatgaaaaattGTTTACCAGTTCATATTTCATCAAAGCATGCAACTATATGCCGAAGTCAATGCGATGCGAGGAAATTTGTTCCCCCTAATAGAAAGCTGTTTATTGGTTATCACTATATAAGGCTgagtaaacaagctatacttcAGCAACAATACCAAAATATaaacattcaagaaaacaggaAAACATTGAATGatttgattttaaaaaataaaggtttcAAGCCAAACATGACAATCATATGCAATCAAATAATCTGGATGGAAAAAGAGGAAGGCATTTTTCTTTATGGTGAAGATAGCAGGGCAACTAAAAGAATAATTCAAGATAACTTACAGGATTATACATGTCTTCGCTAATTCCAATCTCTGTGAGTAGTGTACGCAATAACCCAGGTAGGTAGCCGAGGAGAAAAAATCCCATACCAACCTGATAAATTGTGAGAATTACATTGATCATTATCATGTAAATGAAAAGTGTAGAAATGTAAATTAACTGAGGTTTGGTACATACCACAGATGAGTACACAAAAATTGCAAGAGAATTCTTCCGACCAGTTGGGAGAAGCTTCATCCCCTGTAAACAACCATAAAAATTAAACCGTCCTACTCAGTTATGTTATCTTTGATGGTGTAAGGACTTCATTGGACATTCAGCAATCTTATCAAGAAAAAGGATCACATCAGTACGGCAACTACATTACCTGAAAAAGTACCATCAATATTACAAGGACTACCCCAATTTGCCATTCCACTGCCGTAATAAAATACTAATGACTTGCTCAGGTGGGACGCCAAGCTCATCATGATTATGCCCAATATCAAAAATGTTACGTGATATTTAACAAATTCTGCAAAAC encodes the following:
- the LOC126613817 gene encoding cysteine-rich and transmembrane domain-containing protein WIH2-like, which produces MSYYNQQQAPVGVPPPQGYPPKDAYPPQGYPEQGYPPQQGYPPQGYPPQQGYAPQYAQQPPPRKESDGCLQGCLAALCCCCLLDACF
- the LOC126585783 gene encoding uncharacterized protein LOC126585783 isoform X2, with the translated sequence MSPFEHQLIDVRTYGSSLESLEVSIEEEFVKYHVTFLILGIIMMSLASHLSKSLVFYYGSGMANWGSPCNIDGTFSGDEASPNWSEEFSCNFCVLICGWYGIFSPRLPTWVIAYTTHRDWN
- the LOC126585783 gene encoding uncharacterized protein LOC126585783 isoform X1 — protein: MGHKYISWDRDVPSQLLAEGSQGLWSRSMSPFEHQLIDVRTYGSSLESLEVSIEEEFVKYHVTFLILGIIMMSLASHLSKSLVFYYGSGMANWGSPCNIDGTFSGDEASPNWSEEFSCNFCVLICGWYGIFSPRLPTWVIAYTTHRDWN